The stretch of DNA CAAAATTATCAAAAGAAAACTCTTCATTTAAAGCACTTTTATCAAAATTAAAATCAATTTCACATTCGATATTTTTAAGTTTTAAAGCTGAAAATATTGAACCTAAAAAATGTCCAGTATCAAGTAAAAGATACCTAATTGCTCTTTTTTCATATTTCCAAACAGTCCTAAAATAGGCATTTGAGATTAAAAACATAAATTTCTTTTGTTCTTTTTCTTTAAAATAAAACTCAACTCCGTCATTACTTAATTCATGGATTAAAGTAAGATTATTTTCAAGTGGTTCATAATGATAAATTCCACTAATAAATCCTTTAATTGCACGAATTTGAATATATAATTCACAAGGATACAATCCACCAGCACTAGGATTTGCTCTTAAATCAACTTTTTCTTTCCCGTAAGTTTTTGTAGCTGTGATTTTTCCAATATTTTTTATAAATTTTAACTCCTCATAATCATCAAGATTAAATCTTTGATAAAAATGAGGATATTTTTTATAAGCTCTTGGTTGAGTTCTATAATCTATAAAATTAGCTTGATTAAAATATTTTTTATAATTTATATCAGTTTGATCATGATATATTTGCATTTTTCAGTAGTTTTACAATTTTTGGAGTTACTGCTAAATCGATTGCTTTGAATCCATCTAAGCTTTCAAAATCAGTACGTGCATTATGTTTTAAAAGTAATTCTACAAAATCTTCTTTTCCTGCACTTGCACAATACATTAGTGAAGTTACATTATTTACATTTTGTGAATTTATATCAATTCCAGCTTTTACTAAAGCTTCAAAACACTCATAAGAGTTCCCAAAACAGGCATTCCACAAAGCAGAATTTCCATCTATATTTTTAATATTTAAATCAGCATTCAATGATAATAATTCATCTACAACAATTATATTAGCTTCTCTACATGCTTTCATAAGTGCAGAATTTCCATATTTCCCAACAGTATTTAAATCTTCCTGAGAATATTCATTTTTAATTAACCACTCTTTTAATAAAGTAGTCATTTTAAACACCCATCCAATTTTCGTGAGTATGACCTTTTGGTTTGAAGTTTACAACTTCATTTAAAGTAATAGAAAAATCTTCAATTTTAAAATCTTCTTCTAAATCAGTCGGAATCTCTTTATATTTTATAACTCCCTCTTTATCAATTA from Arcobacter suis CECT 7833 encodes:
- a CDS encoding ankyrin repeat domain-containing protein, whose protein sequence is MTTLLKEWLIKNEYSQEDLNTVGKYGNSALMKACREANIIVVDELLSLNADLNIKNIDGNSALWNACFGNSYECFEALVKAGIDINSQNVNNVTSLMYCASAGKEDFVELLLKHNARTDFESLDGFKAIDLAVTPKIVKLLKNANIS